The genomic interval GCAACTCCGGGGGATTTTTCTTTGTGTTGTGCTTTGTGTTGTGCTTTGTATTTGTTGTTTGGAAGACAAGCAAAAGGAGCCCCTGTGTTAAAGCGGGCTCCTTTTTTGTTGCTTTTTTTGGACCAGATCAAGCTTGCAAAGCTTTCAGCACGTCCTGCATCAGCTGGTCTTCGGTGATGTCCAGAGGCAAACCTGCCGTGCTGGGCAGTTTTTCCCGGTAGCGTTGTTCGGTGCCAGGGTGTTCTTGCAAATACACGGTGACGCTGTCCCTGAGCGTGCTGTTGAGGAGGGACAGGCTGCTGAACAGGCCCTGGGTGACCAGCAAGGAAGCCCTGAGCTGGTGGGCCAGGGTCAGGCAGCACTGCAGATGGTATTTGGCCACCTCCTGCTCCTGCAATTCCAGGTGGCGGTTGCCCAGGTTGAGGTGGGCCAGGGTTTCGCCCCAGGTGTAGTGGCTGATCTGGCTGGTTTGCAGGGCTTTTTGCAGGGTCTGGGTGGCCTCCAGGGGCGTTTGCAGTTCGCTGAGGGCAATCAGGGTGCGGGCAATGCCTGATTGGTCCCCCACCTGTTGAAAAGTGGACAGACCGGCCTGCAAAGCTTCCTGGGCGGCCTGCAGTTGCCCCTGCAACTGGTAGACCCTGCCCAGGTTGAGCAAAGAGCCTGCTCTGGCAAAAAGATCCCCCAGGTTTTCGGCCTGTTCCAGGGCTTCTTGCAAGCGTTTCTGGGCACTGACGTAATGTCCGAGGTGCAGGCTGATCTGGCCCAGACCAGACAGCGAGAGGCTCATGCCCCGGGTGTCCTGCAGGCTCTGGTACAGCTCCAGGGCTTTCTGGTAATCTTCTCCGGCCTGGGGGTAATTGCCCAGGACCTGGTGGGTCAGGCCGGTGTTGTAATGGGTGTTGGCTTCATGCCAGGTTTGCTGGTGCTGCGCGGCCTGTTCTCGGCTGAGCATGAACTGGGAGAGGGCACCGTAAAGGTCTCCCAGGGCCAGAGAAACCAGCCCCAGGTTGTTCAGAATGAAGGTGGTCTCTCTGGGGGAGTGTTCTTCATTGAGGCTTTGCTGCAAACAGGTGCGGGCCTCCTGAAAACGCCCCAGGCGGTAATGGAAGCGGCCTGTGCGGGTGAGCATGGCACTGTGCAGCGGTCCAGATGTGGTGGCTGCGGCCTGCTCAAAAACCTGCACCCCCTCCAGAAACCAGCCCTTGATTTCGTGCAGCAGGAACATGCCCTGCATCATTTGCTCCAGCACTTCATGGTGCTGGGTTTTGACGGCCCAGTCCCAGGCGGTGTGAAAGTTGCTCTTGTGGGGGGTCAGCAGTTGCAGGGCTTCCTGTTGTTTGCCTCCACGCAAATTGCTGGTGTGTTCGGCCAGCAACCTGGCGTAGTATTCGGCGTGGTGCTGGTAGGCTGCCTGAGGCACTTCCGGGCGCAGATGCTGCCGGAGCACTTCCAGCATGCGGAATTCACCCATGCGGGGTTGTTGCAGCAGGCTGTGGTCGGCCAGCAAAGCCAGGGTGCCTGCACCGGTTCTGGAGATGTGCAGTGCGGCTTTGAAGTCAAACCCGCCCCAGCAGGGCACCAGGGCCACCAGGGCATTGCGGGCCTCTGCAGGGATGGTGACCAGGGTGGAATCCAGAATGCTGCGCAAACTGCGCTGGCGTTCAGGCCGGTCTGTGAGTGGCACATCCAGAAAGTCCAGGCTTTCTTTCAGATGGGAGAGGATGTCCCGGCATCCCATGAAACGGATCCAGGTGGCAGCAATTTCAATGGCCAGCGGGAAACCCGAGAGCAGTTTGCAGATTTCGGCAATCTCTTCCCTTTCCTGAATGGAAGGCAGGAACTGGGGCCGGATCCGCTGGGCAGCATAGAGGAAAAGCCTGGTGGAAGCGGCATCCCAGCCGATTTCGGGGAGCAGCAGACCGCTGAGTTCGTAAATCCATTCGCTGCGCAGCTTCAGGCGTTCGCGGGAGGTGAGCAGCAGACGCACCGGGGTGTGCTCCAGCAACCAGCCCACTTCGCGGTGGCTGGAGAGCAGTTCGGCTTCATCCAGCACCAGCAGGGGGCGGGTGTCGGTCAGGTGGTAGCGAATGGCTTCTGCCAGGTCCCCACGGCCCAGGGCGGGAATGCTCAGGCTGTCTGCCACAGCCGAAAAGAGGGTGCTGGTGGTGACCTGCACCCAGTGCACCTTCAGGCCCTGGTTTTGCAGGTGGTGGGCGGCTTCCAGGGCCAGTCGGGTTTTGCCAATGCCTCCGGTGCCGATGATGTTGAGCAGCCTGCAGTCCGGGCGGTTCAGCAAGGCCAGCACTTCTTTGAATTCGGTGTCGCGTCCCAAAAAAATGCCCAGTTTCTGGGGCAGGGGAGAGCGTTCCGGTTTTTGCAGGGAAGCATAAACCTGCTGGGCTTGCTGGCTGGGTTCTTCTCCCAGCTCGTGGTGCAACACCTGGACCAGTGCCTGATAGATTCTGTGGATGGCAGCGTCTTCCCCTTGCTGGCGGTGCAGCTCCATGCTGCGCAGGTAGGCATCTTCCTGGATGGGGTTGTGTTGCATGGCTTCCTGCAAGACCTCCAGGGCTTCTTTGATCTGCTGGTTCTGGGCCAGCTGGCTGGCATGTTCCAGCAGCACCTCGCTGTACTGGTGGTGCAGTTGTTCCTGCAGGGTGTATTGCCAGTCTTCAAAACTGCTGCTGTCCCTCAGGTAAAAACCATGCAGAAATCGCCCATGGTAGGCGGCTCTGGCTGCACTCCAGTCTTTGTTTTGCAGGGCCTGCTGAAAAGCCCAGACATCCACCTGAAAGGCATTTCTTTGCAGGGAAATCCACTGCCCATCCAGCTGCAGCACCTCTCCCAGGGTCTGGGAGAGCCGGGAAAGTTCCTGCCTGAGGCTGCCCCTGGCTTTTTCCTCGGGTTGTTCGGGCCACAGCAATTCGGCCAATTCCAGACGGCCCACCCGCTCTGGGCTGAGGGCCAGAATGACCAGAATGGCCAGGGCTTTGCGGGTGCCCAGACGCACGGGTTGCCCTTGCTGTTCCAGCAGGGTGTGACCCAGCAACCGGAGTTGGTAGATGGTGCTCACGCGTACAATTGTACCCTGTTTCATTCAACAGGTTCTGGCTGCACTGCTTGATTTCTGGGGGGTGCTGGGATCAGAAACGAAAGCGGGACGGTGAATTCTCTCCAGCCTGCTTGCTTTTGGCATGCCTGCGCAGGACATTCACTGCACCTTCCAGCTGCGAGAAATTGATTTTGCCATTGCGGTCTCTGGACCCGGCTCCAAACTGGATGCCCTGCACTCCACTGCGTTCCAGAAAGGGTTTCAGGTTGTCTGAAGTCAGGCCTGTGCTGTCTGCCACCACAGGAAGGCTGGGTTTGTCCAGCTGCACCAGCTGTTGAATCTGACTTTCTCCGGCCACTGCAGTTTCGGCCTGGCCCCGGGTGACCACCTGCCGCACCATGGGGTACAGGGCCAGTTGCAGGTAATTTTTGACCAGATCCTGGGTCTGGTCAAAGGCCTGGTTGATGTTGACGCTGAACCCATGGGTGATGGCATCTTCCAGCAAATCCCAGTCCATTACGGTGTTGTGCAGGGCCCCAAAGGTGATGTTGCGGATGCCGTGGTTCCAGTACAGCTCCAGAATTTTCAGGGTCCTGCGCCTGCGCCCTTCTTCATAAAAGTAATTGTCGATGTCCGGGCGAACCAGAATGGACATGGGAATCCGGGCAGCGTCTGTGCACAGGCCAATGGTTTTCAGGTCCGGGCTGATGCCCCCCTCTTTGAGGTTGCGCACCAGCAACAGTGAGGTGATGCCGGCATGCTGGGTCTCCCTCACCTCCATGGCATTTTCAACGACGACCTCGGCAATCATGCCTTCAGCATATCAGGTGTGGGCGGCAGACGATGGAATTTTGATGGGAGGGTTGTTGAGGGTTTTGCCATCAAACAGCTTTTCTGTTGCAAGAAGCAACAATAGCTGACCCCTGAAACAGCTCTGAAAGGTACGTAAGCAGAGTGTAAAAAATTCAGCAACTGCTCAGCAAGGCCGTCACAGACGCTTTGCAAAAAACAACAGTTGACACTTTTTCTGAAACTCAGCTAAGCTCGAAAGAGAAGTGGCATCAAGCCCACTCATGAGACCTGGAAGCACATTCCGTATGCGGGCACCTGGAATGTGTGGAGTCAATGGTGCGACCGGCATGAGGAGAAATTCTGTGATCCCCTCGGACAACATGCTGGCATGCCCCTGCAGGAAGGACGCTGCCATGACCGTTTCTTATCCCACACAACAGCAGGTGGCTTTTTCTGCAACAGAAGATTCAGGTCTGGAGATCAGCTGTTCAGGCGTGCATTTCATCCAGAGGTCTGAACCCAGCCAGAACATCCAGGAGCCAACCCTGTCTTCTGGGGCTTCAGAATTGTTGGAGGCGGCTTTCTGGTTGAATCCCCTCCCCATGTGGGTGTACGAACAGCACACCCTGCGGTTTCTGGAGGTCAACCAGGCAGCCCTGAACCAATACGGTTACACCCGTGAAGAATTCCTGCGCCTGACCCTGCTGGACATCCGCCCTGCAACAGAAAAACCTGTGCTGGTCCAGTATTTCAGGACCCTGCAGGCAGCAGAGACGGAGGAAGATCAGGTCTGGCTGCACCAGAAAAAGAACGGCCAGTGCATGGAGGTGCAGGTGCAGGGACAGGACCTGCACTTTCAGGGCAAGCAGGCCAGACTGGTGGTGGTCTCGGATGTCACCGAGAAAAACCGCATGCGGCAGGCCCTGCAGGAAAACCAGGCCCAGTTCCAGCTGATTGCAGAGAACACCGTCAACCTGATTTTGCGGTTTGACCAGAACTTTCATGCCACCTACGTTTCACCGTCCATCACGGCCATTCTGGGGTACAGCACCGAGGCGTTTCTCAGCATTCCAGATTATGGGTACATCCACCCGGAGGATCTGGAAAGGGTCAAGCAGTCGGTCCATGAAGCGGTGGAGGGTCACTTAGACCAGCACATTCTGGAATACCGCATTCAGCACAAAGAAGGCCACCATCTGTGGTGCGAAACCGCTTTCCGGCTGATCTGGGAAGGGGACAGCTTTCAGGGGTTCATCTCCTCCAGCCTGGACATCACAGAACGGGTGGTGGCCCGCCAGCAACTGCTGGCTTCGCTGGACACTTCCGCACAACTGGTGATGCTGGCCGAAGAACTGGAAGAGGCCAGCGACCCTGCCGATGTGATCCGTCTGGCCCTCAAGCACTGCACCCGGGTGATTCCTTTCGATTACGGCATGTTTGTGACGGTGCGGGACCACCAGTATCAGGTGGGATCCTGCCTGAACCTGCTCCCAGAGGAAGGAGAGCATTTGTTGCAGCAGTACCTCAGGGTTTCGGGACCCCGTTTGCTGCATGCGTTCCTCAGTGAAACCCCGGCGTTCTTTGGGGCTGGGGAAGCCATCTGTGAGCCTGCCGAAGCGTTGCCCCGCGCTGGTGCCCACCAACTGGCCGTGCTTCCTGTGACTGCCGATGGTCGGATTCAGGGGTTTCTGGCGCTGGGCACCCGCAAAGACCAGGTGCATTTCAGCGAAGATGCCCGGCGAATCCTGCGTGCCGTGCGGGACCGCATTTCCCACGCTTTTGAACGCAACACCTACATCGAGAAACTCTCTTCCAGCCGCGAAGAAACCCTGAAGGCCATCGGGATGGTGCTGGAATACCGCGATTACGAAACCAAGGGCCACACCGACAGGGTGGTTCAGCTTTCGGATTTGCTGGGCCGGGCCATGGGCCTCAGTGGAGATGCCCTTGATGCCCTCAGGTGGGGGGCCTACCTGCACGACACCGGAAAAATTGCCATTTCAGACCACATCCTGCTCAAGCCGGGTCGCCTGACTCCAGAGGAGTTTGAAGCGGTGAAAAAACACAGCGAAATTGGTTTTGAGATGCTGAAACACATCCCCAGTCTGCCAACCTCCACTTTAGAGGTGATCCTGCACCACCACGAAAAATGGGATGGAGGAGGGTATCCCAGAGGTTTGCGTGGGCATTCCATTCCGCTGGCTGCAAGGATTTTCACGGTGGTGGATGTGTATGATGCCCTGATCTCCAGACGGCCCTACAAGGAACCCTTCAGCCATGAAGCTGCCATGCAGGAAATCCAGCGCTGTGCAGGCAGCATGTTTGATCCGCAGGTGGTGCAGGTGTTCAGCGAAATGATGGAGCAGCACGCAGCACCAGAACAACCAGAAGCAGACCTTCAAGAAGCAGACCTTCAACAAAGCGAGCAGCTTCCCCGGGAAGCCTGCTGAAGCCAGCAAACACCGGAGAAGCTGCCAGAAACCCTGTTCAGGGCAAGAAGGCCAGACCCACCGGAGAGGGGCAGGGGAACAGGTCGCCTGCCTGCAGGATGCCAGTCTCTTCATTCCGTTTGAAGACCAGAATGCTGTTGCTGTTCTGGTTGGCAGCCAGCAAAAAGTGGGCATCTGGAGAGAGCACCAGGCCACGGGGAACCTCTCCCTGGGTGGACACGTTTTCCAGCAGGGTCAATTCTGCCGTGTCCGGGTGGACGCTGAACACAGCAATGCTGTCATGGCCCCGGTTGCCCACATAAATGAATTTTCCATCCGGGCTGACCAGCACCTCAGAGGGGGTGTTTTTCTGGTCCTGGGCCTCTGCAGGCAGGGTGGAGGCGATGTTCAGCAGCGTCATGGTGCCTGTGGCAGGTTCCACCATCAGACTGGCCACCTGGGAAGAAAGTTCCAGCGCAACGAAAGCACGGGTGCCCGAGGCATCAAACTGGATGTGTCTGGGACCGGAGCAGGATGGGAAAGCCACAATCTGGGTGCGGCTCAGGGGACCGTCAGGCCCTTGCAGGTCATAGACGTACACCTCGTCTGTGCCGAGGTTGGTGGCGGCCATGTACCTGCCGCCGGGATGGGGGCGGATGCAGTGGGCATGGGGGTCTTCGTGGGGTTCTCTGACCACATGGTGCTCGTGGCAGTCTACAGCCACATGGGGCAGCAAAGCACCATCTGCGTTGATGGGGTAGGCCAGCACAGAGGTTTTGCCAATGTAGTTGGCTGCAAATGCAAATTGACCCGACAGATCTGTGCTGACAAAAGCCGTGGCCCATTCCAGCGCAGACTGGGCGCTGCGGATGCGCAGACCCCAGTCGTGGATTTCATAACTGAAGATGGCTCCATGTTCGGTTTCACTGACGGCCAGCAGGGTTTTGCCGTCTGGACGCACTGCCACAAAGGTGGGATTGGGCAACTCTGCCACCAGTTTCGCCCCGGAAAGCTGTCCGCTCTCGGGGTCGAGTTCCATCTGGTAAATGCCTTTTCCAGAGGCGCTGGGAACATGGGGAAGGTTCTGGGTGTAGGTGGCAACATAAAAACGTTGTGTGGTCATGGGACTCCTGATGGGCACCAAAAAGGTGCGAGAGGTCAAATCAAGGCTGCAGATGGGAGCAATCCAGCAAGCTGTGGACGCGCATCTTCAATGCTATACGATGCTACGCTGCTGCCCGGCCAGAGAAAGTGAAGTTTCAGGGAATGCTTTCTGAAAAGCCCGTGGGAATTGTCATGGTGTTTGCTGGCAAGAAGCGCATGCTGGAGAAAACATTTCTTGCAAAGAAGGTGAACCATGAACAAAACCACCAGCAAATCCGTGGCCAGAAAAGCCTCCAGCCTGATGCGCAACAAGAGCACCAGCAAGAAGGTCAAAAGTGTGGCAGCCAGTGCACTGTCTCAGGTGGAAAAGAAGAAAACCAAAGGCTCATGAAAGCACCCACAGCCAGACAAAAGATCCCCGGAAAACCGGGGATCTGGTTTTGATGAAGTGGGCGGTTCAGTCGGTGGGGTTGTTGAAGGCGGAAGAAGCGGTGGAAGGTCCGGTGGTGTTGCTGGGTTTTTCCAGCTGCTGGCGCCAGCGTTCGGTGATCTTGCCTGCAGTGTCTCTGGAGCCCAGTCCGAAAGCCAGGGCGAAAGCCACTGCAATGGCTCCCAGGGTCAGTCCGAAAGCCAGGTTGACGATCTCGTTGGCGATGCCCATCTGGCGCAGGGCCATGGCTCCAAAGAGGGCGATGGTGGCCCAGCGTGCAACCCCTGAGAGCAGGCGTCCGTTGGCTCCGCTGGCCCGACTTGCCACGCCTGCCAGCAGGTTGGCCACCAGCAGACCCACGGTGAAGATCACCATGCCCAGAGCGATCTGTCCGATCAACTGGATGAAGTTGCGGGTCAGGTTGGCCAGGGACTCTGCGTGCAGCAGTTCAAAAGCCGAGACCAGGGCAAACAGCACGATGGCAGCGTGCACCACATGGCCCACAATGGCACTGGGGGTGGCATTGCCCGTGGCGGTGGCAGGGCTGCCTGTCTGCTGGAAACCGATCATCTGGGGCAGGCGGTCAAAATCCAGGCTGGTGAGCAGGCCGCGCACCAGATCACTCACAAAGCGCCCGACAAAGAAGGCCAGGGCCACCACGGCCACTGCAGCGAAGATGTTGGGGAGGGCCGCCAGAATGCGGTTCAGCATGTCGCTGATGGGCTGGGTGATCGAGGTCAGGTTCAGGGCATCCAGAGCGGCGGTGAGGAAAGGAATGATCACCAGTCCGTACACCACGATGCCCAGCAGGTTGGAAACCTGTGTTCCGGCAGGCATGCCAGCGCGCATGGTCAGGCGATCCACTCCAGCGGTGGCGGCCACATTGGTGACCAGGGAGCGCAGCAGTTTGGCCACAAAAGCCCCGATCACCATGATCACCACGGCTCCAAAAATTCTGGGAATGAAAGTCAGGAAGTTGTTGAGGAAACTGGTGGCCGGAGCCAGCAGGCTGTTGAGGCCCAGGGCCCCCAGAATGCCGGGCAGAAAGAACAGCAGCACCAGACCGTAGACAATGTCTCCGATGGTCTTGCTGATCTTGACGGGTTGCCCCTGTTGTTGCCGGGCCAGACGTTCATCCACACGGGTGGCCTGCAGGCCCTTGGTGGTGAGTGTGCGGGCCACAGTGGCCACCACAAAAGCCACCACGGCCAGCAAAATGGCCGTCAGCAAATGCGGCAGATAATCCAGAAACTGTTGGGTGTACACCTGCATGGTATCCATGGTTCCTCCCCGAAACCCTGCTGTGCAGGGTTCCTGTCCTTCAATAAGAAGCCTCAAATGGTCTGTCAACACGGTCGTGTTTGAGTCAATGATAGGGAGCACCCTTGCTGAAAATGAGATCATTTCTTACAGAAAATGAGACAATGTGGGAAAAATAAAAGATTGATAAAATCCTTTGCTGCTGCAAAAAAAACCCTTATTGAAAAACCAAATTTTTCTGAACTGTGAATCTTCTTGAGGAAAAACTTATTTTTGAGGATGTACCATGAAAGCACCCAGCAGCCCAGCGAGGAGACCCATGACGGACGCACAGGTCATCGCGGTGAAAAGCGTGGTGCTCCGGCACCTCTCCAGCCGCACAGCCAAACGGCCCCTCACCCTGTTTTCCGAAGTGTCCAGAGAACTCAGGGAGGAAAAGCGCATCCCACTGCACGAAGACGACGTGCGGGCGGTGGTGTGGATGCTGGTTTCTGAAGGTGCTCTCAGGGTCCTGCCGGACCGCACCCTTCAGAAGAAACGCGGGGCATGTGTTAAGTTGGAGTGAATGCTGGAAGCCAGACGCCAGGAGCGCAAATTTCTAGACACCCCGGACCAGCGCAACGCTTATGCCAGGGACCGCGACCGGGTGTTTTACACCGATGAATTCCGCAGGCTTGCCGAGATCACCCAGGTGATCACCCCCACCGGGTATGCCTTTCACAACCGCCTGACCCACACGCTGGAAGTGTCGCAGATCTCCAGACGCATTGCCGAAAAGCTGCTCAAAGACCGCAAAACGCACCGGCAAAAATTCCATTCGGAGCTGGATCCAGATGTGGTGGAGACGGCTGCCCTGATCCATGACCTGGGGCACCCACCGTTTGGTCACATCGGGGAGGCGGTGCTGGATGAACTGGTCAGCGTGTACGACTCAGATGGCTTTGAAGGGAACGCCCAGTCTTTCAGGATTGTGACCCGTCTGGCCGTGCAATCCCAGAGCTATGTGGGCCTCAACCTCACCCGCGCATCCTTGCTGGCCGCCATGAAATACCCTTACCTGCGTGGTCCTGTCCCGCTGGACCCCAGCGACGAAGCGCAACTCAAACGGCACCGCAAGTATGGGGCCTACCGGGATGACCTGGAGTACTTCCAGTTTGTGCGGCAAGGCCAGGACACCGAGGAGCCCACCATCGAGGCGCAGATCATGGATTACGCCGATGACATCGCCTACTCCATTCACGACCTGGTGGATTTCTACCGGGCGGGCATTCTTCCGGCAGAGAACATGAAGCAGGACAGTTTCTTCCAGAGGTTTTTTGAACGGGAAAAACACCTGGTGCTCAAGGACATCGAGATGTCTGAAAAAGAAGCCAGGGACTGCATCCGCAATGCCATTGATTTGATGGTGGGGGATTTTTACTCGGGCCGCCGCATTGAACACGCTTCTTTGAAATCTGCAGCTTCCAACTTCATTGCCAACTACGTTAGCAACATCCGGCTGGATGTCGCAGGCCAGACCCTCCTGATCGATCCCACCTACAAGGTGGAACTGGCGTTTTTCAGGCGCATGATCTGGGCTTATGTGATCCACCGGCCACAACTCAGCACCCAGCAGCGGGGATACCGCAACATCATTGAAAACCTGTTCCGCATTTACTGGAGCAGCATCGAAGACGATTACCAGCGCAACATTGTGCCCCCCCGTTTTCTGGAGGAGATCGAAGCCCTGCTGGAAGCCGATCCTGCCCGGTATCAGGTCAAGAAAGCCCGTCTGGTGGCAGACATCATTTCTTCTTTCTCAGACCGGCAGGCCATCATGATGTACCGCAGGCTCAATGGCATTGATCCTGGACAGGTGACGGATTACATCTGAAACATTTTCAGAAAAACTTTAATTTGCCCACTTTGTTACAAATTAAAGACCTGTTTAGTCGAGTTTGACCTTTTTTAAAATTTTTTTTGCCACAATGGATTCAAAGGCAAACATCAAGACTTTGAATCCACTCCTGAAGGTGTTTGCCAGAGGAGGTACAGAATGCAATTGCTATTGATTTTGTTGATTGTTTTGGTGTTGTGGGGGGTATCCGCTTTGATTTCCAGCATGGAAACCCAGGAACTCGAGCAGGATCCCGACATGCCCCACCATGCCCATTGAGGTTTTTGACAGCTCTTGCTCTTTTTTCTCCCGGCCAGTCCGGGATTTTTTGTTTTTTCAGTAAGATTGTTGTCTTTCTGACTGAATTCCAGCTTAGGAAAAAATCAAGTGTCGCAGCACACAAAGTTCAGGCTGAGCTAAGCCCGCTCTTGCCTGCGCTTCAACCACATCCACCACAATGAACTCACCCTTTCAGAGCTGGCTTTCAAACAGAGCGGCCAGGGCAGGGCATGCCCCAGAAATGCGGCACATTGGTGGAAACGTTGGGTGAAGTCGCGTTGCAGCAGTCTGGAGACTGCCATTTGAGAAGTCAGGAGGACCGCACATGGAAGCCCTCGTCATGCTTGGATTTTTTGGTTGCCTCACCCTCGTGTCGTTCGTCCTGAGTGCACGGGAAGACTCTGATCCCGATGCAGAAACCCCGGTTTTGACCGCAAACGCCCAGTAAGCCCCAGCACACCTCTGTTTTCCTTTCCCTTCCCAGTCGGCCCAGGCCGGCTTTCTTTTTGGGCGTTTTGAAGTGCTGCAGGTTGCTTCACGCAAGTTCACAGTCCAAAAACCTTTTCCAAAGGTCATCAAGCCTGTCTGCACAAGACCCACCTCTTTTGTGCAACTGCATTAAGTCAGGTGGCCGATGAATCACACGGTGCAGGGCTGCTACCCTGAAACCAGAGCCTCAACTGCTGCTGTGAGGCGTGGCTTTCCTTTCCGGCCCCAATGACCTCGGACCCCTTTGCTGTGCAGAAAACAGCAGGGTGCGGGCTGTCATGCCCACAGCACACCAAGAGGCAACATGTTTTCCAGAATTGATCCTTACCGTTTGACATTTTCGAGCCCTCTTTTTTCTGACATCACCCTGTTTGCCAGTGCACAGGTTCCTTTTGATGCTGCAGCCACCCGGGAACTGCGGCAGATGCTGGAACTGCAGAACACCCTGCAACGCTGGCAGCAAGTTTTGCCGGACAGCACCCGCGAACAGATGGCCCTGCTGAAAGTGGTGCTGACCCCGGATTTCCACAAAGCCAGGGGCATCCCCGTGGGCACGGTGCTGCAGACCCGAGATGTGCTGCTGCCCCAGGCCATTGGCAACGACATCGGGTGTGGCATGCGCCTGCACACCACCTCCCTGACAGCAGAACAGGTGCTGGGCCAGCAAAAAGAACTCGTGCCCATCTTCAGACGCATGTTTTTCGAGGCGGGCCGCAACATCCCCATGAACCGCCTGCAACGGGAAGCCCTGCTCAGGGAGGGTTTGCTGGGTTTGCTGGAAGCCACCCCCTCCAGCCTGCAAGCAGGACTCTGGCAGGAAGTTCAGGACCAGAACCTCCTGCAGGACATCGAACACACCGAAAGGCTGGGCAGCCTGCCTGCCAGCAGCACCCCGGGACTCGAGGACTTTCTGGGTTCTGACACCCTGACCCGCGATGGTCAGGTGGGCAGCCTGGGAGGAGGCAATCACTTTGTGGAAATCC from Deinococcus roseus carries:
- a CDS encoding tetratricopeptide repeat protein, whose translation is MSTIYQLRLLGHTLLEQQGQPVRLGTRKALAILVILALSPERVGRLELAELLWPEQPEEKARGSLRQELSRLSQTLGEVLQLDGQWISLQRNAFQVDVWAFQQALQNKDWSAARAAYHGRFLHGFYLRDSSSFEDWQYTLQEQLHHQYSEVLLEHASQLAQNQQIKEALEVLQEAMQHNPIQEDAYLRSMELHRQQGEDAAIHRIYQALVQVLHHELGEEPSQQAQQVYASLQKPERSPLPQKLGIFLGRDTEFKEVLALLNRPDCRLLNIIGTGGIGKTRLALEAAHHLQNQGLKVHWVQVTTSTLFSAVADSLSIPALGRGDLAEAIRYHLTDTRPLLVLDEAELLSSHREVGWLLEHTPVRLLLTSRERLKLRSEWIYELSGLLLPEIGWDAASTRLFLYAAQRIRPQFLPSIQEREEIAEICKLLSGFPLAIEIAATWIRFMGCRDILSHLKESLDFLDVPLTDRPERQRSLRSILDSTLVTIPAEARNALVALVPCWGGFDFKAALHISRTGAGTLALLADHSLLQQPRMGEFRMLEVLRQHLRPEVPQAAYQHHAEYYARLLAEHTSNLRGGKQQEALQLLTPHKSNFHTAWDWAVKTQHHEVLEQMMQGMFLLHEIKGWFLEGVQVFEQAAATTSGPLHSAMLTRTGRFHYRLGRFQEARTCLQQSLNEEHSPRETTFILNNLGLVSLALGDLYGALSQFMLSREQAAQHQQTWHEANTHYNTGLTHQVLGNYPQAGEDYQKALELYQSLQDTRGMSLSLSGLGQISLHLGHYVSAQKRLQEALEQAENLGDLFARAGSLLNLGRVYQLQGQLQAAQEALQAGLSTFQQVGDQSGIARTLIALSELQTPLEATQTLQKALQTSQISHYTWGETLAHLNLGNRHLELQEQEVAKYHLQCCLTLAHQLRASLLVTQGLFSSLSLLNSTLRDSVTVYLQEHPGTEQRYREKLPSTAGLPLDITEDQLMQDVLKALQA
- a CDS encoding copper homeostasis protein CutC, which produces MIAEVVVENAMEVRETQHAGITSLLLVRNLKEGGISPDLKTIGLCTDAARIPMSILVRPDIDNYFYEEGRRRRTLKILELYWNHGIRNITFGALHNTVMDWDLLEDAITHGFSVNINQAFDQTQDLVKNYLQLALYPMVRQVVTRGQAETAVAGESQIQQLVQLDKPSLPVVADSTGLTSDNLKPFLERSGVQGIQFGAGSRDRNGKINFSQLEGAVNVLRRHAKSKQAGENSPSRFRF
- a CDS encoding mechanosensitive ion channel → MDTMQVYTQQFLDYLPHLLTAILLAVVAFVVATVARTLTTKGLQATRVDERLARQQQGQPVKISKTIGDIVYGLVLLFFLPGILGALGLNSLLAPATSFLNNFLTFIPRIFGAVVIMVIGAFVAKLLRSLVTNVAATAGVDRLTMRAGMPAGTQVSNLLGIVVYGLVIIPFLTAALDALNLTSITQPISDMLNRILAALPNIFAAVAVVALAFFVGRFVSDLVRGLLTSLDFDRLPQMIGFQQTGSPATATGNATPSAIVGHVVHAAIVLFALVSAFELLHAESLANLTRNFIQLIGQIALGMVIFTVGLLVANLLAGVASRASGANGRLLSGVARWATIALFGAMALRQMGIANEIVNLAFGLTLGAIAVAFALAFGLGSRDTAGKITERWRQQLEKPSNTTGPSTASSAFNNPTD
- a CDS encoding HD domain-containing phosphohydrolase; this translates as MTVSYPTQQQVAFSATEDSGLEISCSGVHFIQRSEPSQNIQEPTLSSGASELLEAAFWLNPLPMWVYEQHTLRFLEVNQAALNQYGYTREEFLRLTLLDIRPATEKPVLVQYFRTLQAAETEEDQVWLHQKKNGQCMEVQVQGQDLHFQGKQARLVVVSDVTEKNRMRQALQENQAQFQLIAENTVNLILRFDQNFHATYVSPSITAILGYSTEAFLSIPDYGYIHPEDLERVKQSVHEAVEGHLDQHILEYRIQHKEGHHLWCETAFRLIWEGDSFQGFISSSLDITERVVARQQLLASLDTSAQLVMLAEELEEASDPADVIRLALKHCTRVIPFDYGMFVTVRDHQYQVGSCLNLLPEEGEHLLQQYLRVSGPRLLHAFLSETPAFFGAGEAICEPAEALPRAGAHQLAVLPVTADGRIQGFLALGTRKDQVHFSEDARRILRAVRDRISHAFERNTYIEKLSSSREETLKAIGMVLEYRDYETKGHTDRVVQLSDLLGRAMGLSGDALDALRWGAYLHDTGKIAISDHILLKPGRLTPEEFEAVKKHSEIGFEMLKHIPSLPTSTLEVILHHHEKWDGGGYPRGLRGHSIPLAARIFTVVDVYDALISRRPYKEPFSHEAAMQEIQRCAGSMFDPQVVQVFSEMMEQHAAPEQPEADLQEADLQQSEQLPREAC
- a CDS encoding lactonase family protein; the protein is MTTQRFYVATYTQNLPHVPSASGKGIYQMELDPESGQLSGAKLVAELPNPTFVAVRPDGKTLLAVSETEHGAIFSYEIHDWGLRIRSAQSALEWATAFVSTDLSGQFAFAANYIGKTSVLAYPINADGALLPHVAVDCHEHHVVREPHEDPHAHCIRPHPGGRYMAATNLGTDEVYVYDLQGPDGPLSRTQIVAFPSCSGPRHIQFDASGTRAFVALELSSQVASLMVEPATGTMTLLNIASTLPAEAQDQKNTPSEVLVSPDGKFIYVGNRGHDSIAVFSVHPDTAELTLLENVSTQGEVPRGLVLSPDAHFLLAANQNSNSILVFKRNEETGILQAGDLFPCPSPVGLAFLP